Proteins from a single region of Pecten maximus unplaced genomic scaffold, xPecMax1.1, whole genome shotgun sequence:
- the LOC117320821 gene encoding uncharacterized protein LOC117320821 codes for MYIQKTCINLGDRLRAIEGENHEGLRAIEGVNPGGLRAIEGVNLGGLRAIEEVNPGGLRAIEGVNLGGLRATEEVNPGEVRAIEGENHEGLRAIEGVNPRGVRATEGVNPGGVRAIEGRNSED; via the exons atgtatatacaaaaaacCTGTATCAATTTAGGGGATA GACTAAGGGCTATCGAGGGAGAAAACCACGAAGGACTAAGGGCTATCGAGGGAGTCAACCCTGGAGGACTACGGGCTATCGAGGGAGTGAACCTTGGAGGACTAAGGGCTATCGAGGAAGTCAACCCTGGAGGACTAAGGGCTATCGAGGGAGTGAACCTTGGAGGACTAAGGGCTACCGAGGAAGTCAACCCTGGAGAAGTAAGGGCTATCGAGGGAGAAAACCACGAAGGACTAAGGGCTATCGAGGGAGTGAACCCAAGAGGAGTAAGGGCTACCGAGGGAGTGAACCCAGGAGGAGTAAGGGCTATCGAGGGACGAAACTCGGAGGACTAA